Proteins from a genomic interval of Rhodothermus marinus:
- the pruA gene encoding L-glutamate gamma-semialdehyde dehydrogenase: protein MHNAIPFPPVPQNEPVRSYAPGTPERTSLRKRLQELKRETVEIKPIIGGQEIATDRVETLHPPHELAHTLGTVHLGGPREAEMAIEAALKAREEWARTPWTERAAIFLKAAELLSGPWRDTLNAATMLGQSKNVHQAEIDAACELADFWRFNVYFMARIYQDQPLNAPGVWNRMEYRPLEGFVFAVTPFNFTSIQGNLPTAPALMGNTVVWKPATTAVYSAYFLYKLLEEAGLPPGVINMVPGHGPDVGDTVFASPYLAGLHFTGSTETFRRMWRTIGTNIDRYRAYPRIVGETGGKDFIVAHVSADPEAVATAIVRGSFEYQGQKCSAASRVYLPDTLWPRIRESLLDQLSEVKMGTVEDFTNFINAVIDKKAFDKIVGYIEEAKQNPNVKVLYGGNYSDKEGYFIEPTVLEVSDPKHRTMCEEIFGPVVSIYVYPEARFEETLDLVNNTSPYALTGSIFARDRKAIQLATERLVDAAGNFYINDKPTGAIVAQQPFGGARASGTNDKAGSYLNLLRWVSPRAIKETFVPPRHFKYPYLEPDAEIPADQATGVSS from the coding sequence ATGCATAACGCGATTCCCTTCCCTCCCGTCCCGCAAAACGAGCCGGTACGGAGCTACGCCCCCGGAACGCCGGAGCGCACCTCGCTCCGGAAGCGCTTGCAAGAACTGAAACGCGAGACGGTCGAGATCAAACCGATCATCGGCGGCCAGGAGATCGCCACCGACCGCGTCGAAACCCTGCATCCGCCTCATGAACTGGCCCACACGCTGGGCACGGTACATCTGGGCGGCCCCCGCGAGGCCGAAATGGCCATTGAGGCGGCCCTGAAAGCCCGCGAGGAATGGGCCCGCACGCCCTGGACCGAACGGGCGGCCATTTTCCTGAAGGCGGCCGAACTCCTCTCCGGCCCCTGGCGCGACACGCTCAACGCGGCCACCATGCTCGGCCAGAGCAAAAACGTCCACCAGGCCGAAATCGACGCGGCCTGCGAGCTGGCCGACTTCTGGCGCTTCAACGTCTACTTCATGGCACGCATCTACCAGGACCAGCCGCTGAATGCGCCGGGCGTCTGGAACCGCATGGAATACCGACCGCTGGAGGGCTTCGTCTTCGCCGTCACGCCCTTCAACTTCACTTCCATCCAGGGTAACCTGCCCACGGCCCCGGCCCTCATGGGCAACACGGTCGTGTGGAAACCGGCCACCACGGCCGTCTACTCGGCTTACTTCCTCTACAAACTGCTGGAAGAAGCCGGTCTGCCGCCCGGTGTCATCAACATGGTGCCGGGCCACGGCCCCGACGTGGGCGACACGGTGTTCGCCTCGCCGTACCTGGCGGGCCTGCACTTTACAGGCTCGACCGAAACGTTCCGCCGCATGTGGCGCACCATCGGCACAAACATCGACCGCTACCGGGCCTACCCGCGCATCGTCGGCGAAACCGGCGGCAAAGACTTCATCGTGGCCCACGTCTCGGCCGACCCCGAAGCCGTCGCCACGGCCATCGTGCGCGGCAGCTTCGAATATCAGGGCCAGAAGTGCTCGGCGGCCTCGCGCGTCTATCTGCCCGATACGCTCTGGCCGCGCATCCGCGAGTCTCTGCTCGACCAGCTCAGCGAGGTGAAAATGGGCACGGTCGAGGACTTTACAAACTTCATCAACGCGGTCATCGACAAAAAGGCCTTCGACAAGATCGTCGGCTACATCGAAGAGGCCAAGCAGAACCCAAACGTGAAGGTCCTCTACGGCGGCAACTACTCGGACAAGGAAGGCTACTTCATCGAGCCGACCGTGCTGGAGGTGAGCGATCCGAAGCACCGCACGATGTGCGAGGAGATCTTCGGGCCGGTCGTGTCGATCTACGTCTACCCCGAAGCGCGCTTCGAAGAGACGCTGGACCTTGTGAACAACACCTCGCCCTACGCGCTGACCGGCTCGATCTTCGCCCGGGACCGGAAGGCCATTCAATTGGCCACCGAACGGCTGGTCGATGCTGCGGGCAACTTCTACATCAACGACAAGCCGACGGGCGCCATCGTGGCACAGCAGCCCTTCGGTGGGGCGCGGGCTTCGGGCACGAACGACAAGGCCGGCTCGTATCTGAACCTGCTGCGCTGGGTCTCGCCGCGGGCCATCAAGGAGACGTTCGTGCCGCCGCGGCACTTCAAGTACCCTTACCTGGAGCCGGACGCCGAAATCCCGGCCGACCAGGCCACGGGCGTATCCTCCTGA